The Oncorhynchus clarkii lewisi isolate Uvic-CL-2024 chromosome 31, UVic_Ocla_1.0, whole genome shotgun sequence genome includes the window GTATTTGACCTATGTGCCCTAGGCTATATCTGTTCCCTGATCACACAACCTAGTGTGCAGCGTGTCTCCATTGATTAAATGCTTTAAGAATAATGACTTGATCAACAATTGAATGCATCCAAGTTAAGCTGTTTGGGGGTGGAAAGGCGCACGCTATAAATATCCCAGGAGAAGATGCGTTTATGATGGATGTAGCCAAGTTTATCACCGTTACCTACAACACCTTGCAGGATGCCAACACCTCGAGCGCACCGAGACCTCTCCCGCACACTGAGTTGGGCTCTGCACTCATCATCCTGCTGGTCACCGTGATCATTCTGGTCACCATCGTTGGTAACGTGCTGGTCATCGTGGCCGTGCTCACCAGCAGGGCTCTCCGCGCGCCCCAGAACCTTTTCCTGGTGTCCCTGGCATGCGCGGACATCCTCGTAGCCACACTGGTCATCCCGTTCTCCCTTGCCAATGAGGTCATGGGTTACTGGTACTTTGGGAGCCCCTGGTGCGCCTTTTATCTGGCACTGGATGTACTCTTCTGCACCTCGTCTATAGTCCACCTGTGCGCCATCAGTCTGGACCGCTACTGGTCCGTCACCAAGGCAGTGAGCTATAATCTGAAGCGGACCCCCAAGCGTATCAAGTCCATGATAGCCATGGTGTGGGTCATCTCCGCCGTCATCTCCTTTCCGCCTCTTATCATGACCAAGCATGATGAGCACGAGTGTCTGTTAAACAACGAGACCTGGTACATCCTGTCCTCTTGCCTCGTATCCTTCTTTGCCCCGGGCCTCATCATGATCCTAGTCTACTGTAAGATCTATAAAGTGGCCAAGCAGCGCTCTTCCACGGTGTTCGTGGCTAAGAATGGCCTGGAGAGGCAGCCCTCCCAGTCAGAGACGTGCTTCATGAGGAAGGAGCGGATGGAGATAGAGAGCCCCAGTAGCCAGAGCTCCGAGGACCACCACAGGCAGGAGGAGCTGGATGATATCGACCTGGAGGAGAGCTGCTGTGCATCGGACAAGCCCCGTAACCACCGCTTCTCCAAGCGAATGAAGGTGGAGGGCTCGGACTGCTGCCCACGCCAGAGCTGCCGCCTATCTTGGGCCTCGGCGCGCGCCACGCAGCTTTTCCAAGACCCTAAAAATGCCGCCAACCCCGCCCTGGCAGCCCAGCGGCAGCACCTTGCGGTGGCCTCGTCCAAAACCAAAGTGGCCCAGATGCGTGAGAAGCGATTCACGTTCGTGCTTGCCGTGGTGATGGGGGTGTTTGTGCTCTGCTGGTTCCCCTTCTTCTTCACCTATAGCCTGCACGCAATCTGCAGGGAGAGCTGCTACATCCCCGGTGCGCTCTTCAACACCTTCTTCTGGATTGGTTACTGCAACAGCTCCGTGAACCCTATCATATATACCATTTTCAACAGGGATTTCCGTAAGGCGTTTAAGAAAATAGTTTGCCGGACTTCAAAACGCACTAATGCCACTTGAAAAGAAGGGTCACTTTGATGGCCATGACTGTGCTTCACTGCTCATCGTATCCAGCGCTCAGCCCTACACCTCTGAATGACTATTAGTTTCAAAATGAACTTTTATATGTAAATAATATGATGATATCATATCAAAATATCTTGTGTTGTGCACCAATATGTGAATATTAGAAACAATGTACAGAGGGAATAGGATGTATTAAACAaaagcaaaatatatatattgtcatTGATGTTTTAATATGACTACTGAATCATATTGTCCCCTGCTTTCAAAGTTAAGAATTAATTTAATATTCAGTGATGTAGCTAAGGTATGTAGGCCAAAGCATAATATTTCCAGCACCTTTGTACAACCCGTTCTT containing:
- the LOC139390945 gene encoding alpha-2Db adrenergic receptor-like, whose protein sequence is MMDVAKFITVTYNTLQDANTSSAPRPLPHTELGSALIILLVTVIILVTIVGNVLVIVAVLTSRALRAPQNLFLVSLACADILVATLVIPFSLANEVMGYWYFGSPWCAFYLALDVLFCTSSIVHLCAISLDRYWSVTKAVSYNLKRTPKRIKSMIAMVWVISAVISFPPLIMTKHDEHECLLNNETWYILSSCLVSFFAPGLIMILVYCKIYKVAKQRSSTVFVAKNGLERQPSQSETCFMRKERMEIESPSSQSSEDHHRQEELDDIDLEESCCASDKPRNHRFSKRMKVEGSDCCPRQSCRLSWASARATQLFQDPKNAANPALAAQRQHLAVASSKTKVAQMREKRFTFVLAVVMGVFVLCWFPFFFTYSLHAICRESCYIPGALFNTFFWIGYCNSSVNPIIYTIFNRDFRKAFKKIVCRTSKRTNAT